Proteins found in one Hydrogenispora ethanolica genomic segment:
- the gspE gene encoding type II secretion system ATPase GspE — translation MSRQKLGDLLVRHGFITPQQLADSLEEQRKTEARLGSILVKRGYLTEQNLIEVLEFQLGIPHVVIAKKQIAPETVELVPEQLARKYKVFPVDRAGERIILGMLDPTDVFAIDELRLSLNMEIQPVIVTEEDLNRAINQYYGMRGSIEEVFKDLDIEFEQTKEEPQYDDLEAAEEAPIVKLVNLIMTQAVKERASDIHLEPTEKELLVRFRIDGHLKKIMTSPKNTQAAIISRIKIISGMNIAEKRLPQDGRVQIRVEGTAIDMRVSAIPTLFGEKIVMRLLFKTNIMARMEQLGFIPMTLEKFRTVYRQPHGIILVTGPTGSGKSTTLSAVLNELNSPDINILTVEDPVEYQIPGVNQVQVNNKAGLTFAAALRSFLRQDPDIIMVGEIRDRETAQIASQAALTGHLVLSTLHTNDAPSTVTRLIDMGIEPFLVASTLAGVLAQRLVRSLCKQCKEPYRLQPDDPYYKIVTTVFPNFDPDKHLFYRGRGCPECHNTGYARRMAIHEVLIINQELRATIAQNVPAAALKDVAVGNGMLTLFQDGLVKAMEGLTSLDEIVRAAYTFE, via the coding sequence ATGTCCAGGCAGAAACTTGGCGATTTGCTAGTTAGGCACGGCTTTATCACTCCTCAGCAACTGGCGGATTCCCTGGAGGAACAGCGTAAAACCGAGGCTAGATTAGGCTCGATTTTGGTAAAACGGGGTTACTTAACAGAGCAAAACCTGATTGAGGTTTTGGAATTCCAGCTGGGAATCCCTCATGTTGTTATCGCGAAAAAACAGATTGCTCCTGAGACCGTGGAACTGGTTCCGGAGCAATTAGCCAGGAAATATAAAGTTTTTCCGGTGGACCGGGCGGGAGAACGGATAATCCTGGGAATGCTCGATCCCACTGATGTTTTCGCCATTGACGAGCTTCGCTTGTCGCTGAACATGGAAATTCAGCCGGTGATCGTCACGGAGGAAGATCTAAACCGGGCAATCAATCAATACTACGGAATGCGGGGCTCCATCGAGGAAGTCTTCAAGGACCTCGATATTGAGTTTGAACAGACAAAAGAAGAACCCCAGTACGATGATTTGGAGGCCGCCGAGGAAGCGCCCATCGTCAAGCTGGTCAATCTGATCATGACCCAGGCGGTAAAGGAACGGGCCAGCGATATTCATCTTGAGCCGACTGAGAAAGAGTTGCTCGTCCGTTTCCGGATCGACGGCCATCTGAAGAAAATCATGACTTCGCCCAAGAATACCCAAGCGGCGATCATCTCCCGGATTAAAATCATCTCCGGCATGAATATCGCCGAGAAACGGTTGCCGCAGGACGGCAGGGTGCAGATCCGGGTTGAGGGAACGGCCATTGATATGCGGGTCTCGGCGATCCCGACGCTTTTCGGGGAAAAGATCGTGATGCGGTTGCTCTTTAAGACCAATATCATGGCCAGAATGGAGCAGCTGGGATTTATCCCCATGACCCTGGAGAAGTTTCGAACAGTCTACCGGCAGCCGCACGGCATTATCTTGGTCACCGGACCGACCGGAAGCGGCAAGTCCACAACGCTCAGCGCGGTCTTAAACGAGCTGAACAGTCCGGATATCAACATCCTGACGGTGGAAGATCCGGTGGAGTACCAGATCCCCGGGGTCAACCAGGTCCAGGTGAACAACAAGGCCGGACTGACCTTCGCGGCGGCGCTCCGGTCGTTCCTGCGCCAGGATCCGGACATTATCATGGTCGGGGAGATCCGGGACCGGGAGACTGCCCAGATCGCTTCGCAAGCGGCGCTTACCGGCCATTTGGTCTTATCGACCCTCCATACCAATGACGCGCCGAGCACGGTAACCCGGTTGATCGATATGGGAATTGAGCCGTTTTTGGTCGCCTCCACGCTCGCCGGGGTGCTGGCGCAACGCCTGGTGCGATCGTTGTGCAAACAGTGCAAAGAACCTTATCGACTGCAGCCGGACGATCCATATTATAAGATCGTTACGACGGTTTTTCCAAATTTCGATCCGGACAAGCATCTTTTTTACCGCGGCCGAGGTTGCCCGGAATGCCATAATACCGGCTACGCCCGGCGCATGGCCATACATGAGGTATTAATCATTAACCAGGAGCTGCGGGCGACGATCGCCCAAAATGTCCCGGCGGCCGCGCTGAAGGATGTGGCGGTCGGCAACGGAATGCTGACGTTGTTCCAGGACGGTCTGGTCAAAGCGATGGAGGGACTGACTTCCTTGGATGAGATCGTGCGGGCGGCGTATACGTTTGAATGA
- a CDS encoding type IV pilus twitching motility protein PilT, with protein MELVDILTIGAREQASDIHLTVGRPPMLRIFGELIPVAGYDILSFATIKELLAPLLNEHRQRLLNQDGHVDFSYGVSELGRFRVNIFRQRGSIAGVMRLIPSDIPHLDMLGLPDAVAGLVEKTRGLVLVTGPTGSGKSTTLASMIDLINQNRSCHIITLEDPIEFLHRHKRSLINQREIGTDADSFAGALRAALREDPDVILVGEMRDYETIQTALTAAETGHLVLATLHTNDAMQTVDRIIDVFPPNQQEQVRTQLSLTLQAIISQQLLPRVDKPGRVLAAEVLVMTNAARNIIREGKTHQLPTVIQTGGRLGMQSMDAALRSLCQRRIISAQEALLRSTDQEEFKKLLGVS; from the coding sequence TTGGAACTCGTTGACATCCTGACCATCGGAGCGCGGGAACAAGCCTCCGACATTCATCTCACGGTGGGAAGGCCGCCGATGTTGCGGATCTTCGGTGAGTTGATTCCCGTCGCCGGGTATGACATCCTCAGTTTCGCCACGATTAAAGAATTGTTGGCTCCGCTGCTGAATGAGCACAGGCAGCGGCTGCTCAACCAGGACGGGCACGTCGATTTTTCCTACGGCGTTTCGGAGTTGGGCCGGTTCCGGGTCAACATCTTCCGCCAACGGGGTTCCATCGCCGGAGTGATGCGGCTGATCCCTTCCGATATTCCGCATCTGGACATGCTGGGCCTGCCGGACGCGGTGGCGGGACTGGTGGAAAAGACCCGGGGGCTGGTATTGGTCACCGGGCCGACCGGGAGCGGCAAGTCCACCACGCTGGCCTCGATGATCGATCTGATTAATCAGAACCGGAGCTGCCACATTATCACGCTGGAAGATCCGATTGAGTTCTTGCACCGCCATAAACGGAGCCTCATCAATCAACGGGAGATCGGCACCGACGCCGATTCGTTCGCCGGGGCGCTCCGGGCCGCGCTCCGCGAGGATCCGGATGTGATCCTGGTCGGCGAGATGCGGGACTACGAGACGATCCAGACCGCGCTGACCGCCGCCGAGACCGGCCATCTGGTGCTGGCGACCCTGCATACCAATGACGCCATGCAGACCGTCGACCGGATCATCGACGTTTTCCCGCCCAACCAACAGGAACAGGTCCGGACCCAATTGTCATTGACGTTACAAGCGATCATCTCGCAGCAATTGCTGCCGCGCGTCGATAAACCCGGCCGGGTGCTGGCCGCCGAGGTTCTGGTCATGACCAACGCTGCGCGGAATATCATCCGCGAGGGCAAGACCCATCAGTTGCCGACCGTGATCCAGACCGGCGGGAGGCTGGGGATGCAGTCGATGGACGCCGCGCTGCGCTCGCTTTGCCAGCGCCGGATCATCAGCGCTCAGGAAGCGCTGCTGCGTTCGACCGATCAGGAAGAATTCAAAAAACTGCTGGGCGTTTCGTAG
- a CDS encoding type II secretion system F family protein gives MPTYRYQARERSGKVKAGLIDANSEREAGARLRQDGLYITAIQPLLELRGRTQSNPNRKIKLRDLLLFTRQFAVLIRAGVNLVSCLNLLAQQNDNHHFAMIINQIRRDVEGGESLHGALSKHPRAFPAIYIHMVEAGEASGQLDTVLERLTQHLQRDMELRKKVIGSLTYPIIIALVAILSVTVLMVFVLPKLLETFTSAGIPLPLFTKMLMGFCYGVRDYWYIIFGLFFGGLFGFGAYRNTMPGRRATDKILYTMPVIGPVVQKLSIARFTRTLATLLESGIQITTGLEIVERLAGNMVVANAIKAARTSITKGTGFAQPLAELKVFPVLVTQMIGVGEETGELSNMLTEIADFYEREAEYAVTTLTTMIEPAIIVLMGGAVALIVAAVMLPMFEMNSGGLLR, from the coding sequence ATGCCGACCTATCGATATCAAGCCCGCGAAAGAAGCGGCAAAGTCAAGGCGGGACTGATCGACGCCAACAGCGAACGCGAGGCCGGAGCCAGGCTGCGGCAGGACGGATTGTATATCACGGCGATCCAGCCCTTGCTGGAACTGCGGGGCAGAACCCAATCCAATCCGAACCGCAAGATAAAGCTGCGCGATCTATTGTTGTTTACCCGGCAGTTTGCGGTGTTGATCCGGGCCGGGGTGAATTTGGTATCGTGCTTGAACCTGCTGGCGCAACAGAACGATAACCACCATTTCGCGATGATCATCAACCAGATCCGGCGGGATGTAGAGGGCGGGGAATCGCTCCACGGCGCCTTGAGCAAACATCCCCGCGCCTTTCCCGCCATCTATATCCATATGGTGGAGGCGGGCGAAGCCAGCGGCCAATTGGACACGGTGCTGGAAAGGCTGACCCAGCACCTCCAGCGGGACATGGAGCTGCGCAAAAAAGTGATCGGGTCGCTGACCTATCCTATTATCATTGCACTAGTTGCCATTTTGTCAGTCACCGTATTGATGGTGTTTGTACTGCCTAAGCTTTTGGAGACATTTACTTCCGCCGGAATACCCTTGCCCTTGTTTACCAAGATGTTAATGGGATTCTGCTATGGTGTCCGGGATTATTGGTATATCATTTTCGGACTATTTTTCGGAGGACTTTTTGGCTTCGGAGCGTACCGGAATACAATGCCCGGGCGGAGAGCCACCGATAAAATTTTATATACCATGCCGGTAATCGGGCCAGTAGTCCAAAAGTTAAGCATCGCCCGGTTTACCAGGACCCTGGCCACTCTCTTGGAGAGTGGGATTCAGATTACCACCGGTTTGGAGATAGTGGAACGTTTGGCAGGTAATATGGTGGTCGCCAACGCCATCAAAGCCGCTCGGACAAGTATTACTAAAGGCACTGGGTTCGCCCAACCGTTGGCGGAATTAAAAGTTTTTCCGGTGCTGGTGACCCAGATGATCGGGGTCGGCGAGGAGACTGGTGAACTCTCCAATATGCTTACGGAAATTGCTGATTTTTATGAGAGAGAGGCGGAATATGCGGTAACTACCTTAACAACCATGATTGAGCCGGCAATCATCGTTTTAATGGGGGGCGCGGTGGCGTTAATTGTAGCTGCGGTGATGCTACCAATGTTTGAAATGAATTCGGGCGGCTTGTTGAGATGA
- a CDS encoding prepilin-type N-terminal cleavage/methylation domain-containing protein, which translates to MRKIREQGGFTLMELLIVIAIIGILAAIAVPRFISQTAIANKSVCHNNVATLNTAIELYRATNSKEPSTVAALWTTSQNGKDKAVLKSAVTCPNSGTYSFIMDDNGTANDPKDDVVVQEATCSLDGNAAGKLQENEE; encoded by the coding sequence ATGCGGAAAATCAGAGAACAAGGTGGATTTACCCTGATGGAGCTGTTGATCGTGATTGCGATCATCGGTATCCTAGCCGCCATAGCTGTTCCGAGATTTATTAGTCAGACGGCCATCGCTAATAAGAGTGTATGCCATAATAATGTTGCGACGCTCAATACAGCAATCGAGCTGTATAGGGCGACCAACAGTAAAGAGCCGAGCACTGTTGCAGCTTTGTGGACTACTAGTCAAAATGGAAAAGATAAAGCCGTATTAAAGAGTGCAGTTACTTGTCCAAATAGCGGAACGTACTCTTTTATCATGGACGATAATGGTACCGCTAACGATCCGAAGGATGACGTAGTTGTTCAGGAGGCAACTTGCAGCCTAGACGGTAATGCGGCCGGAAAATTACAAGAAAACGAAGAATAA
- a CDS encoding prepilin peptidase, with translation MIVGSFLNVIIYRLPRGESIVLPPSHCPYCQHRLGIFDLFPVLSYIGLKGRCRYCRSPISWRYPAVELLTGILTGIWFSVYGLNIAAIPYLLLTYVCIAIAFIDLDHQIIPDRLTLPMMILGLLVRLYQGNLFEALIGGFVGGGILMAIILVYPKGMGMGDVKFLAMAGIWLGWEKAVVTLFLGSLIGTVLLVPFMGLKKIDRRTPVPFGPFLALGVLFILYGGKYFVQILPWGGL, from the coding sequence ATGATTGTGGGTAGTTTTTTAAATGTTATAATTTACCGTTTACCGCGGGGGGAGTCGATCGTCCTCCCCCCCTCCCATTGTCCCTATTGCCAGCATCGGTTAGGCATTTTCGATCTCTTCCCGGTGCTGAGTTACATTGGGCTGAAAGGAAGATGCCGGTATTGCCGATCGCCCATCAGTTGGCGCTATCCGGCGGTTGAATTATTGACCGGAATTTTGACCGGGATTTGGTTTTCAGTCTATGGCTTGAACATCGCAGCCATCCCATATTTGCTATTGACATACGTTTGCATTGCAATCGCCTTCATTGATCTGGACCATCAGATCATCCCTGACCGCCTGACATTGCCGATGATGATCTTGGGTCTGTTAGTCAGACTGTATCAAGGGAATCTTTTTGAAGCCTTGATTGGCGGTTTTGTCGGCGGCGGGATTTTAATGGCTATCATTCTGGTTTATCCCAAGGGGATGGGCATGGGGGATGTCAAGTTTTTAGCGATGGCCGGTATCTGGCTGGGCTGGGAGAAGGCGGTGGTCACGTTGTTTCTGGGCAGTTTGATCGGGACTGTCTTGTTGGTTCCGTTTATGGGCTTGAAAAAGATCGATCGCAGAACGCCGGTGCCTTTCGGGCCGTTTTTGGCATTGGGAGTATTATTCATTTTATATGGAGGGAAATATTTCGTACAAATACTCCCGTGGGGAGGATTGTAA
- a CDS encoding pilus assembly FimT family protein, producing MGLRYPRQTAGFTLIELIITLAILGIVAGLAWPRFQGFTDWAKFNEAADQFYYGLRQAQRLAISNNTYIKFQWGEESGTFKYKIKNKDDVELESKNFNGLASTWTISTTGFPSQNYVRFSQWGCPVDESLQFKKGTVTFSGCGSSQTFTVYVTGLIKRN from the coding sequence ATGGGCTTGCGATATCCGCGTCAAACGGCGGGGTTCACGCTGATTGAATTGATCATTACCTTAGCAATCTTAGGGATAGTGGCAGGCTTGGCTTGGCCTAGGTTCCAGGGATTTACGGATTGGGCTAAGTTTAATGAGGCGGCGGATCAGTTTTATTATGGACTTAGACAGGCACAGCGTTTAGCGATTTCAAATAATACCTATATCAAATTTCAATGGGGCGAGGAATCCGGTACATTTAAGTATAAGATTAAAAATAAGGACGATGTGGAATTAGAATCCAAGAATTTCAATGGGTTAGCTTCGACTTGGACAATTAGCACTACTGGGTTTCCATCCCAAAACTATGTACGGTTCTCACAATGGGGTTGCCCGGTTGATGAAAGTTTACAATTTAAAAAAGGAACGGTTACGTTTAGCGGGTGCGGGAGTAGTCAAACATTCACAGTATATGTAACGGGTCTAATCAAACGGAATTAG
- a CDS encoding type IV pilus modification PilV family protein yields MPQHSNVEKGFSLVEVLMAMLLFAAAVLMLASYTIATSRSQLLAKRMDMAAAKAANEIEKCKTLASQDRFTEIEGQDAWTDSDGFEILKDVTDLTLDNAGNMSLETESPSLKRVKVTVTYYNDNDKNDKLISVTQTTLISSR; encoded by the coding sequence ATGCCGCAACATTCCAATGTCGAAAAAGGCTTTTCTCTGGTGGAAGTTTTGATGGCGATGCTTCTATTCGCTGCAGCAGTATTAATGCTGGCAAGTTACACCATTGCCACGAGTCGTTCACAGTTGTTGGCCAAACGTATGGATATGGCAGCGGCCAAAGCTGCCAATGAGATTGAAAAATGTAAAACACTTGCTTCGCAAGACAGGTTTACTGAGATTGAGGGTCAAGACGCTTGGACTGATTCAGATGGTTTTGAAATTTTGAAAGACGTTACTGATTTAACCTTGGATAATGCCGGCAATATGTCACTTGAAACCGAATCCCCCAGCTTGAAAAGGGTCAAAGTCACAGTAACTTATTATAATGATAATGATAAAAATGATAAATTAATTTCAGTCACCCAAACTACATTGATCTCCTCAAGGTAG
- a CDS encoding PulJ/GspJ family protein, which produces MSTQKNGFTLVEILIAFTITAFLTIAIALMLKNTSNYYSAMRSETEIQQYVQTTLSFCKNEILSAQRFRYTGNSGTTNESITFCNASGQEITYHKEGSILKREKAGETDPIIAENVDVWKITYLNDSQLKFSELSITLKLHDSKDTTISYQNLITIHPRNFEGVLDSDHQGWVK; this is translated from the coding sequence ATGTCCACTCAAAAGAACGGGTTTACTTTGGTGGAAATTCTGATCGCTTTTACAATTACCGCTTTTTTAACTATTGCCATTGCCTTGATGTTGAAAAACACTTCGAATTATTATAGTGCTATGCGCAGTGAAACTGAGATTCAGCAATATGTTCAAACAACCCTTAGCTTTTGTAAAAATGAAATTCTTTCAGCCCAACGCTTTAGATATACGGGTAATTCCGGTACAACTAATGAAAGTATTACTTTTTGCAACGCATCGGGTCAAGAAATTACCTATCATAAAGAAGGGTCAATTTTAAAACGGGAGAAGGCAGGAGAAACGGATCCAATAATTGCCGAGAACGTTGATGTCTGGAAAATAACTTATTTAAATGACAGCCAACTTAAATTCAGTGAGCTCTCGATAACTTTGAAGCTTCATGATTCAAAAGATACAACGATAAGTTATCAAAATTTAATTACTATTCATCCTCGGAATTTTGAGGGAGTCCTTGATAGCGATCATCAAGGTTGGGTAAAGTGA
- a CDS encoding pilus assembly PilX N-terminal domain-containing protein — translation MKQYEKGIALVLAIIIVLVISLFLLSLNGVRKDQITSVNLKNKSDKAFELCEAGIEWAARYLANQNQIGEEIEDQNDPLTEEPLGSGNGFCNITWHYDAAQGKYIIKSEATQDGIHRSLQVSIQLQNPLLDYKVASWGGDEAKLTLTGRVEGSVFADSPVDLYFCIADQLAVTQRYYKNTYINKKLALISSDQIKLVNYIAPPTVSFSAYKKDAQEAKIYGKGFYYPGDQTIIFDENYSQDYFKDKIVYADGDLTIKLKGHLHLFNYKEAKMRCNNTVFVAKGNLTITCDDLLFFWRSSIINVNNDKLTLIAGKKLTFDPQIITDSANVNFIGMWYSGEEIDLEPWIGGKDIQLDGMVIAKKGGTVKLWVLKNFFKWQGLDDAHLKMKTITFSDWQENHE, via the coding sequence GTGAAACAATATGAAAAAGGAATTGCCTTAGTCCTGGCAATCATTATTGTCTTAGTAATTTCACTATTTTTACTTTCTCTAAACGGAGTGCGAAAAGATCAGATTACCAGTGTTAATTTGAAGAATAAGTCGGATAAAGCTTTTGAACTTTGTGAGGCTGGCATTGAATGGGCCGCGCGGTATCTTGCAAATCAAAACCAAATTGGAGAGGAAATTGAAGATCAAAATGATCCTTTGACCGAAGAACCGTTGGGATCAGGAAATGGCTTTTGTAATATTACATGGCATTATGATGCAGCACAAGGTAAATACATCATTAAAAGCGAAGCGACTCAAGATGGGATCCATCGGTCGTTACAGGTTTCAATTCAATTACAAAACCCTTTACTAGATTATAAAGTAGCTTCATGGGGCGGCGACGAGGCAAAACTAACTTTAACCGGACGCGTTGAAGGTAGTGTGTTTGCGGATAGTCCGGTGGATTTATATTTTTGTATTGCTGATCAGCTGGCCGTTACTCAAAGATATTATAAAAATACCTATATTAATAAAAAATTAGCACTTATATCGAGTGACCAAATAAAATTAGTAAATTATATTGCACCGCCGACTGTATCATTCTCCGCTTACAAAAAGGATGCCCAAGAGGCAAAAATTTATGGTAAGGGCTTTTATTACCCTGGAGATCAAACTATTATTTTTGATGAAAATTATTCACAAGATTATTTTAAGGATAAGATAGTTTATGCAGACGGTGACCTTACCATAAAATTAAAAGGTCATTTACATTTATTTAATTATAAAGAAGCTAAAATGAGATGTAATAATACAGTATTTGTTGCCAAAGGTAATCTCACAATTACCTGTGACGATTTACTTTTTTTTTGGCGATCATCAATTATAAATGTTAACAATGATAAGTTAACTTTAATTGCAGGAAAAAAACTAACTTTTGATCCCCAGATTATTACTGACTCTGCAAACGTCAATTTCATTGGAATGTGGTATAGTGGGGAAGAAATTGATCTTGAACCTTGGATTGGGGGTAAAGATATTCAACTAGACGGAATGGTTATTGCAAAAAAGGGTGGCACCGTTAAACTTTGGGTTTTAAAAAACTTTTTCAAGTGGCAAGGACTTGATGATGCACACCTTAAAATGAAAACCATTACTTTCTCAGACTGGCAAGAGAATCACGAATAA
- the pilM gene encoding type IV pilus assembly protein PilM, with the protein MAKVGIGLDIGTSSVKIAELQGGKTVSLERFGIVPLEDGALAAGIVKDRAAVAGAIREVLAQSKIKHRKVVVAIASQAVIVRFFKLLKMADVSKEQLANAVRFEAENYIPFPIDEVTMDFQVVHTDPREGDVEVMLVCAQNEIIHSHLETLKEIGLQPLAMDIQPFAMMRAVGLEGDQPQSVALLDIGAGTSDLMIVKNQIPTFTRIIQLAGNRLTQSIGKNLGVNYDEAEKLKLTLSEALYDFTNNNPDSIGYKVNFAMQEGLKELVLELKRSFDYYQLQQRTEEVSRLLVSGGGSQINGMIPYLQNELGIDVQLAVPTSDIRYHEAIHAEFAADVAKMTVAVGLGLREVVNG; encoded by the coding sequence TTGGCCAAAGTTGGGATAGGTCTGGACATCGGCACCAGTTCAGTAAAGATCGCGGAATTACAGGGCGGCAAAACGGTCAGCCTGGAACGGTTCGGGATCGTTCCGCTGGAGGACGGGGCGTTGGCGGCCGGGATCGTGAAGGATCGCGCGGCAGTGGCCGGGGCGATCAGGGAGGTCTTGGCGCAAAGCAAGATCAAACACCGCAAAGTGGTGGTCGCCATCGCCAGCCAGGCGGTGATCGTCCGTTTCTTCAAACTGCTGAAGATGGCCGACGTCAGTAAGGAACAGCTGGCCAACGCCGTCCGGTTCGAGGCGGAGAACTATATTCCTTTTCCCATCGATGAAGTGACCATGGACTTTCAGGTGGTCCATACCGATCCCCGGGAGGGCGATGTGGAAGTGATGCTGGTCTGCGCCCAGAACGAGATCATCCATAGCCACCTGGAAACGCTCAAAGAGATCGGGCTCCAACCGTTGGCCATGGATATCCAGCCTTTCGCCATGATGCGTGCGGTCGGGCTTGAGGGAGACCAGCCCCAAAGCGTCGCCTTGCTGGACATCGGCGCCGGAACCAGCGATCTGATGATCGTCAAAAACCAGATCCCCACCTTCACCCGGATCATCCAGTTGGCGGGCAACCGGCTCACGCAAAGCATCGGCAAGAACCTCGGCGTGAATTACGATGAGGCGGAGAAGCTCAAGCTGACCCTCAGCGAGGCATTATACGATTTTACGAACAATAACCCCGACAGTATCGGATACAAGGTCAACTTCGCAATGCAGGAAGGCTTGAAGGAGCTGGTGTTGGAGTTGAAACGGTCATTCGATTATTATCAATTGCAACAGCGGACCGAGGAAGTCTCCAGGCTATTGGTGTCGGGCGGGGGGTCGCAGATCAACGGCATGATTCCATATTTGCAAAATGAATTGGGGATCGATGTCCAACTGGCCGTCCCTACCTCCGATATCCGTTATCATGAAGCGATTCACGCCGAGTTCGCGGCGGATGTGGCCAAGATGACGGTTGCGGTCGGACTGGGCCTGCGGGAGGTCGTCAACGGATGA
- a CDS encoding PilN domain-containing protein, which translates to MRIDLLPLEYRPQPPLSTFRLAVYILGVLLVLGLASGLVYLYFNHLTMAQQLQSTQEQLQMFQGSISAVKQAEQLNREVVEQKAQLEQIKQAYPDLRRILSGLARAVPENCWFTNLSIGSDGGMKLTGNTVSLSILGDLMFHINQLDSVQALKLNSVQQQTENSAALSIYAFNIEMNTGRSSQYVENRQN; encoded by the coding sequence ATGAGAATTGATCTATTGCCGCTTGAATACCGCCCTCAGCCACCCCTAAGCACTTTTCGGCTGGCTGTTTATATCCTGGGGGTCTTGCTGGTGCTTGGACTCGCGAGCGGGCTGGTCTATCTATATTTTAACCATTTGACCATGGCCCAACAGTTACAAAGTACCCAGGAACAGTTGCAGATGTTTCAGGGGTCCATCAGCGCGGTCAAACAGGCCGAACAGCTTAACCGCGAGGTGGTGGAGCAGAAAGCGCAGCTTGAACAGATCAAGCAAGCCTATCCCGATCTACGGCGGATCCTCTCCGGCCTGGCTAGAGCCGTGCCGGAGAATTGCTGGTTTACCAATTTGTCGATTGGGTCCGACGGCGGCATGAAACTGACCGGCAATACGGTTTCCTTATCGATCCTCGGCGATCTGATGTTCCATATCAACCAGTTGGATTCGGTACAAGCCCTGAAACTGAACTCGGTCCAGCAGCAAACTGAGAACTCGGCGGCGCTTTCTATCTACGCTTTCAATATTGAGATGAATACCGGAAGGAGTTCTCAATATGTTGAAAATCGACAAAATTAA
- the pilO gene encoding type 4a pilus biogenesis protein PilO yields MLKIDKINVDSVLATMALLLLLGGGAWAYSLYGENEKLAPVLAAKQSELQAVKAKLHLLPRLQREKEASQAETEYFLQYVPSREEQEKFIRELETMVARNELNLQNIQILPQPVHYKDLSQYAVYQWKLSLQGSFSGLNRFLEEVDQAERFLKVSDLSVNGQAYPQPGEPVKQNLKHYPLDITLTIDLITKSTGKESHEKTGQ; encoded by the coding sequence ATGTTGAAAATCGACAAAATTAATGTTGATTCCGTATTGGCAACGATGGCGCTGTTGCTGCTCCTCGGAGGAGGCGCATGGGCTTATTCTTTATACGGGGAAAATGAGAAGCTTGCGCCGGTGCTGGCGGCGAAACAAAGCGAGCTGCAAGCGGTCAAAGCCAAGTTGCACCTTCTGCCGCGGCTGCAACGGGAGAAAGAGGCCTCCCAGGCTGAAACCGAATATTTTTTGCAATATGTACCCAGCCGGGAAGAACAGGAAAAGTTCATCCGGGAATTGGAGACCATGGTCGCCAGGAACGAGCTCAATTTGCAGAATATTCAGATTCTGCCTCAGCCGGTTCATTATAAAGACCTTTCACAATATGCCGTCTACCAATGGAAACTGTCGTTGCAGGGAAGTTTCAGCGGCTTAAACCGCTTTCTTGAAGAAGTAGACCAAGCGGAACGTTTCTTAAAAGTATCCGACCTGTCGGTGAACGGCCAGGCATACCCGCAGCCGGGCGAGCCGGTAAAGCAGAATTTAAAGCACTATCCATTGGATATTACCCTGACCATCGATTTAATTACCAAATCTACGGGGAAGGAAAGCCATGAAAAAACAGGACAGTAA